DNA sequence from the Cronobacter turicensis z3032 genome:
CGCTGCTGGATACGCTCAGCGCGATGCTGACGCAGGATTTGCAGCCTGCCGCTACGCAGGTGCGGCCCGCACCGCGTTTGCTTCCTCATCTTTCCTTTACGGTTTCCACCTGGATTCGCCAGGTTCAGGGTATCCGCGCCGGTCCTCGTCTCCTCGCCTGAGTATTATCGTTTTTATTTATTTCATTTTTGCCTGTGCGAGGCTTCAGAGAATTTATTATGTTAATCAAAATGTTAACCAAGGTATTTGGTAGCCGTAACGATCGTACCTTACGTCGTATGCGTAAGGCCGTGACGCTTATTAACGGCATGGAACCGGCGCTGGAAAAGCTTTCCGATGAAGAGCTGAAAGCAAAAACCGCAGAATTCCGCGCGCGCCTGGAAAAAGGCGAAACGCTGGAAAGTCTGCTGCCGGAAGCCTTCGCGGTAGTGCGTGAAGCGAGCAAACGTGTCTTTGGCATGCGCCACTTTGACGTACAGCTGCTTGGCGGTATGGTGCTTAACGATCGCTGCATCGCAGAGATGCGTACTGGTGAAGGTAAAACACTGACGGCGACGCTGCCTGCCTACCTGAACGCGCTGACCGGCAAAGGCGTTCACGTGGTAACCGTCAACGACTATCTGGCGCAGCGTGACGCCGAAAACAACCGTCCGCTGTTTGAATTCTTAGGCATGAGCGTTGCTGTGAACATGTCTGGCATGCCTGCCCCGGCCAAACGCGAAGCTTACGCCGCGGATATCACCTACGGCACCAACAACGAATATGGTTTTGACTACCTGCGCGACAACATGGCCTTCAGCCCGGAAGAGCGCGTACAGCGTAAGCTTCACTATGCGCTGGTGGATGAGGTCGACTCCATTCTTATCGATGAAGCGCGTACGCCGCTGATTATCTCCGGCCCGGCCGAAGACAGCTCCGAGCTTTACAAGAAAGTGAACAAAATCATCCCGTATCTGGTGCGTCAGGAGAAAGAAGACTCCGATACATTCCAGGGTGAAGGCCACTTCTCGGTAGATGAAAAAGCACGTCAGGTTAACCTGACCGAGCGCGGCCTGGTGCTGGTTGAAGAGCTGCTGGTGAAAGAAGGCATCATGGACGAAGGCGAATCGCTCTACTCGCCGGGCAATATCATGCTGATGCATCACGTCACCGCCGCGCTGCGCGCGCACGTACTCTTTACCCGCGACGTTGACTACATCGTTAAAGATGGCGAAGTTATTATCGTCGATGAGCACACCGGCCGTACCATGCAGGGGCGTCGCTGGTCTGATGGTCTGCATCAGGCTGTAGAAGCCAAAGAAGGCGTTGAAATCCAGAATGAAAACCAGACGCTGGCTTCCATCACCTTCCAGAACTATTTCCGTCTGTATGAAAAACTGGCGGGGATGACAGGTACTGCGGATACCGAAGCGTTTGAATTCAGCTCAATCTATAAACTGGATACCGTCGTAGTTCCGACCAACCGTCCGATGATTCGTAAAGATCTGCCGGATCTGGTCTATATGACCGAAGCTGAGAAGATCGATGCGATCATCGAAGATATTAAAGACCGTACTGCGAAAGGTCAGCCGGTTCTGGTAGGGACTATCTCCATCGAGAAATCCGAAGTGATTTCTGAGGCGCTGACCAAAGCAGGCATCGAACACAACGTCCTGAACGCCAAATTCCATGCCCGCGAAGCAGATATCGTCGCGCAGGCGGGTTATCCGGGCGCAGTCACCATCGCAACTAACATGGCAGGCCGTGGTACCGACATCATGCTGGGCGGTAGCTGGCAGGCGGAAATCGCCGAGCTGGAAGCGCCGGGCGAAGAGCAGATTGCGCAGATCAAAGCCGACTGGCAGAAACGCCACGACGCGGTGCTGGCCTCCGGCGGTCTGCATATCATCGGTACCGAGCGTCACGAATCGCGTCGTATCGATAACCAGTTGCGCGGCCGTTCCGGTCGTCAGGGCGATCCGGGTTCTTCCCGTTTCTATCTCTCCATGGAAGATGCGCTGATGCGTATTTTCGCCTCGGATCGCGTTGCCAACATGATGCGTAAACTGGGCATGAAGCCTGGCGAAGCGATTGAACACCCATGGGTGACTAAAGCGATTGCTAACGCGCAGCGCAAAGTAGAAAGCCGCAACTTCGACATTCGTAAACAACTGCTGGAATACGATGACGTTGCCAACGATCAGCGCCGTGCTATCTACACCCAGCGTAACGAACTGCTGGATGTGGCTGACATCAGCGACACCATCAACAGCATCCGCGAAGACGTTTTCAAAGCAACCATCGATGCCCATATCCCGCCGCAGTCGCTGGAAGAGATGTGGGATATTCCGGGTCTGGAAGAGCGCCTGAAAAACGACTTCGATCTGGAGCTGCCTATTGCGCAATGGCTCGATAAAGAGCCGGACCTGCATGAAGAAACGCTGCGTGAGCGTATTCTTGAAAGCGCGAAAGAAGTTTACGCCCGTAAAGAAGACGTCGTGGGCGCTGAGATGATGCGTCACTTCGAAAAAGGCGTGATGCTTCAGACGCTCGATTCTCTGTGGAAAGAGCACCTGGCGGCGATGGATTACCTGCGCCAGGGGATTCACCTGCGTGGCTATGCGCAGAAAGATCCGAAGCAGGAATATAAGCGTGAATCGTTCGCCATGTTTGCGGCTATGCTGGAATCGCTGAAATATGAAGTCATCAGCACCATCAGCAAAGTGCAGGTGCGTATGCCGGAAGAAGTGGAAGCGATGGAGCAGCAGCGCCGTGAAGAGGCGGAGCGCCTGGCGCAGATGCAGCAGCTTAGTCATCAGGACGACGAAACCGCCGCAGCCGCAGCACTGGCTGAGCAGACCGGCGAACGTAAAGTCGGCCGCAACGATCCATGCCCGTGCGGCTCCGGTAAAAAGTATAAGCAGTGCCACGGCCGCTTAAGCTAACCGGCTGTTAACCGACATAAAAGGCGCAGATATCTGCGCCTTTTTTACAGGAAGAAAAGCATGAAAAAATTACAAATTGCGGTGGGTATCGTGCGTAACGCAAAGGGCGAAATCTTTATTACGCAGCGCGCCGCCGATGCGCACATGGCGAATAAATGGGAATTCCCTGGCGGTAAGATTGAAGCGGGCGAAACGCCTGAAGCGGCGCTTCGCCGCGAGCTTCAGGAAGAGACCGGGATTACAGTAACTTCCGCCGCCCTGTTTGAAACGCTGGACTATGAATTCCCGGATCGCCACGTCAGCCTGTGGTTTTACCTGGTCGAAAGCTGGGAAGGGGAGCCGTGGGGGAAAGAAGGGCAGCCGGGACACTGGGTGCATCAGCAGGCTCTGGACGCGCAGGCGTTTCCGCCTGCCAACGAGCCCGTGATTACTAAGCTTCGCGCGCAGCCTTAAGGCTGATTGTCTTCCTCGCTCCAGCCGTCAGTGTCGGAGCGATCGCCGCTGCTGGGAATACGTTTCTCTTCAGCGGCCCACTCTCCCAGATCGATAAGCCGGCAGCGGTTTGAACAGAACGGACGAAACGGGCTTTGCTCACCCCAGATAACTTCTTTGCCGCAGGTCGGGCAGTTAACGATGGTTACGTCTGACATCATAATTCCTTAGCAACAGGCCAGTTCAAAATCGAAACGTTCCGGTACGCGCCCGTGCTCGCTGTCGAGCGGCATAAAACGGATCGCGAAACGGCTCTTATGGCCGGAAATCTGTGGGTAAAGCGCTTCTTCAAGCGGGAGTTGCAGGCGCAGAAGATCGGCATCATCGCCGTTATCCTGATAAAACCCGTTCAGGCTGGTTTGTTTGCGAAACGGCGCTGACTGGCGGATAAGATCCAGGATCATATCCAGCGTGTACGTCAGGGGTTGCAGCGTGGCAAGCCAGCAGTTTACCTGAACGTCACGCTCTTCCTGTGGTGAGCAGAGCCAGACGTGCAGCAGCGGTAAATCGAAGCTGCAACAACCGCCGGGGATACTCAGGCGCTGACGCACCAGGGCGATAAGGCGATCTTCACGCAATGTCTGCCCGAGGCGAGGCGCAGCCATCAACATGCTGCTGCGCGCTTTCAGTTCGTGGCGCAGCGACTCAATGCGTTCGTTATCCACCCCCGGCACTTCTGCCCAGCTTTGCAGCTTGCGCTGCTGGCGTTCAAGCTCTTTCAGGAGTTCAGTGCGGGTATCGCCGCGCTCAAAGACATCCAGCAAATCGCCCACGTTGCGAAAGAAGTGCAGCGCAGAGGCATGATCGCTGACAGGCAGCAGCGCTTTCATTTGCTGGATGAGAAATTCGATACGCAGCCAGGTGCGCATTTTTTCATTCAGGGGATGTTCAAAAAGAACGTGAGTCTGCATTACTTATTTTCCTGTGGTACGGCCTGCGCCGCCAGTTGCAGATAGCGTTGATGCAGATGTGCCACATCCAGAGCTATCGTATCCGGCGAGCCGTTATTATCTATGACGTCATCAGCAACCGCTAACCGGGCCTCGCGTGATGCCTGCGCGTTGAGGATAAGCTCTGCATGCTCCCGGGAAACCCCATCGCGCTGCATGGTGCGCTGTATCTGCGTTTCTGGCGTGACATCCACCACCAGCACGCGGTTAGCTTTACTGTGTAATTGGTTCTCAAGCAGCAGCGGAACGACCCAAAGCACATAGGCTGACGCGGCGCGCGTCATTTCCGCTTGTGTCTGCTGATGAATAAGCGGGTGCAGGAGCCCGTTCAGCCAGGCTTTTTCCTGCGGGCTCGAAAAGATGATTTCGCGCAGCGCACGACGATTGAGTGTGCCGTCGGGGAGACAAATGGTCGGCCCAAAATGCCCGATAATGGCGTTCAGTCCGGGCGTGCCAGGCTCGACGACCTGACGAGCGATGATATCGGCATCGACAACGGTAACGCCGAGATGGGCGAAGGCGTCGGCGACTGTACTTTTGCCGCTTCCGATACCGCCCGTCAGTGCTACCGTATAAACCATAAAGCCATCATCCCGAATTGTTGGAATAAACTAAACAGCATGAAAATATTTATTTTTCAGTCTGTTAAAAGAAGCGATAAACACCGCCAACGGGCTCGTTTATCGACCTCGCGCGCAAGGTAAATTTATAGGATTGTAGCGTAAAAAAGAGCGCTTTCGCAGTCTTGCGGCGCCATTATTAGTGCGTATGATAACGTCACTGGAGTTGGCAGTTGTCCCGCCGCACACGTTACGCGCTCATCGCCATTAACCCAGGAATCGCAAATGCGTATTGAAGAAGATTTGAAGTTAGGTTTTAAAGACGTTCTTATCCGCCCGAAACGCTCTACCCTCAAAAGCCGCTCTGATGTTGAACTTGAGCGTCAGTTCACCTTTAAACATTCCCGCGTTCAATGGTCTGGTGTTCCGATCATCGCAGCCAATATGGATACCGTTGGTACTTTCGCAATGGCGCAGTCGCTGGCGGCGTTCGATATCCTGACGGCGGTGCATAAACATTAC
Encoded proteins:
- the secA gene encoding Protein translocase subunit secA, which codes for MLIKMLTKVFGSRNDRTLRRMRKAVTLINGMEPALEKLSDEELKAKTAEFRARLEKGETLESLLPEAFAVVREASKRVFGMRHFDVQLLGGMVLNDRCIAEMRTGEGKTLTATLPAYLNALTGKGVHVVTVNDYLAQRDAENNRPLFEFLGMSVAVNMSGMPAPAKREAYAADITYGTNNEYGFDYLRDNMAFSPEERVQRKLHYALVDEVDSILIDEARTPLIISGPAEDSSELYKKVNKIIPYLVRQEKEDSDTFQGEGHFSVDEKARQVNLTERGLVLVEELLVKEGIMDEGESLYSPGNIMLMHHVTAALRAHVLFTRDVDYIVKDGEVIIVDEHTGRTMQGRRWSDGLHQAVEAKEGVEIQNENQTLASITFQNYFRLYEKLAGMTGTADTEAFEFSSIYKLDTVVVPTNRPMIRKDLPDLVYMTEAEKIDAIIEDIKDRTAKGQPVLVGTISIEKSEVISEALTKAGIEHNVLNAKFHAREADIVAQAGYPGAVTIATNMAGRGTDIMLGGSWQAEIAELEAPGEEQIAQIKADWQKRHDAVLASGGLHIIGTERHESRRIDNQLRGRSGRQGDPGSSRFYLSMEDALMRIFASDRVANMMRKLGMKPGEAIEHPWVTKAIANAQRKVESRNFDIRKQLLEYDDVANDQRRAIYTQRNELLDVADISDTINSIREDVFKATIDAHIPPQSLEEMWDIPGLEERLKNDFDLELPIAQWLDKEPDLHEETLRERILESAKEVYARKEDVVGAEMMRHFEKGVMLQTLDSLWKEHLAAMDYLRQGIHLRGYAQKDPKQEYKRESFAMFAAMLESLKYEVISTISKVQVRMPEEVEAMEQQRREEAERLAQMQQLSHQDDETAAAAALAEQTGERKVGRNDPCPCGSGKKYKQCHGRLS
- the mutT gene encoding Mutator mutT protein, producing MKKLQIAVGIVRNAKGEIFITQRAADAHMANKWEFPGGKIEAGETPEAALRRELQEETGITVTSAALFETLDYEFPDRHVSLWFYLVESWEGEPWGKEGQPGHWVHQQALDAQAFPPANEPVITKLRAQP
- a CDS encoding UPF0243 zinc-binding protein ESA_03238, with product MSDVTIVNCPTCGKEVIWGEQSPFRPFCSNRCRLIDLGEWAAEEKRIPSSGDRSDTDGWSEEDNQP
- a CDS encoding UPF0289 protein ESA_03236, producing the protein MQTHVLFEHPLNEKMRTWLRIEFLIQQMKALLPVSDHASALHFFRNVGDLLDVFERGDTRTELLKELERQQRKLQSWAEVPGVDNERIESLRHELKARSSMLMAAPRLGQTLREDRLIALVRQRLSIPGGCCSFDLPLLHVWLCSPQEERDVQVNCWLATLQPLTYTLDMILDLIRQSAPFRKQTSLNGFYQDNGDDADLLRLQLPLEEALYPQISGHKSRFAIRFMPLDSEHGRVPERFDFELACC
- the coaE gene encoding Dephospho-CoA kinase, translated to MVYTVALTGGIGSGKSTVADAFAHLGVTVVDADIIARQVVEPGTPGLNAIIGHFGPTICLPDGTLNRRALREIIFSSPQEKAWLNGLLHPLIHQQTQAEMTRAASAYVLWVVPLLLENQLHSKANRVLVVDVTPETQIQRTMQRDGVSREHAELILNAQASREARLAVADDVIDNNGSPDTIALDVAHLHQRYLQLAAQAVPQENK